The proteins below come from a single Gossypium raimondii isolate GPD5lz chromosome 2, ASM2569854v1, whole genome shotgun sequence genomic window:
- the LOC105777705 gene encoding katanin p60 ATPase-containing subunit A1 — MVGNSLAGLQDHLKLAREYALEGLYDTSIIFFDGAIAQINKHLTNLDDPLIRAKWMNVKKALSEETEVVKQLDAERRSFKEAPNGRRPSSPPIHAKSSFVFQPLDEYPTSSGAPVDDPDVWRPPSRDTSSRRPARAGQVGTRKSPQDGAWGRGNTRTGTTGRGAKAGGSSRTNTGARASTTGKKGTGSGKSTKGDSANGDAEDGKSKRSQYEGPDPDLAAMLERDVLETTPGVRWDDVAGLTEAKRLLEEAVVLPLWMPEYFQGIRRPWKGVLMFGPPGTGKTLLAKAVATECGTTFFNVSSATLASKWRGESERMVRCLFDLARAYAPSTIFIDEIDSLCNARGASGEHESSRRVKSELLVQVDGVNNTGTNEDGSRKIVMVLAATNFPWDIDEALRRRLEKRIYIPLPNFESRKELIRINLKTVEVAADVDIDEVARRTEGYSGDDLTNVCRDASLNGMRRKIAGKTRDEIKNMSKDEISKDPVAMCDFEEALAKVQRSVSQADIEKHEKWFTEFGSA, encoded by the exons ATGGTTGGAAATTCGCTAGCTGGACTGCAAGATCACTTGAAATTGGCTCGAGAATACGCTCTCGAAGGCCTCTACGACACTTCCATTATCTTCTTTGATGGCGCCATTGCTCAGATCAACAA GCATCTAACCAATCTTGATGACCCGCTAATTCGTGCAAAATGGATGAATGTAAAGAAAGCACTATCAGAGGAGACAGAAGTTGTGAAGCAATTGGATGCTGAGAGAAGGTCATTTAAGGAAGCTCCTAATGGGCGGCGTCCTTCTTCACCGCCGATTCATGCTAAGTCATCTTTCGTATTCCAACCATTAGATGAGTATCCAACTTCATCAGGTGCCCCAGTGGATGATCCTGATGTGTGGAGGCCTCCAAGTCGGGACACTTCAAGTAGAAGACCTGCTAGGGCTGGTCAAGTGGGCACGAGGAAATCTCCACAAGATGGGGCTTGGGGTCGTGGCAATACCAGAACAGGTACAACTGGACGAGGTGCAAAGGCAGGTGGTTCAAGTAGAACTAACACAGGGGCCAGAGCATCTACCACTGGAAAGAAGGGTACTGGCTCAGGGAAATCTACAAAAGGAGATTCGGCA AATGGTGATGCTGAAGATGGAAAATCTAAGAGGTCCCAGTATGAGGGACCTGATCCAGATTTGGCTGCAATGTTAGAAAGGGATGTTTTAGAAACCACGCCTGGAGTACGGTGGGATGATGTTGCTGGTCTGACTGAAGCAAAAAGACTTTTAGAGGAGGCTGTTGTTCTTCCTTTATGGATGCCTGAATATTTTCAG GGTATTAGGAGACCATGGAAAGGCGTTCTTATGTTTGGACCTCCTGGTACTGGCAAAACTCTTCTGGCTAAAGCAGTTGCCACTGAATGTGGGacaacatttttcaatgtttcTTCTGCTACATTAGCCTCAAAGTGGCGTGGTGAGAGTGAGCGCATGGTCCGGTGCTTGTTTGATCTTGCAAGAGCTTATGCTCCTAgtacaatttttattgatgagATTGACTCTCTTTGCAATGCCCGTGG ggCTTCCGGGGAGCATGAGTCATCTAGAAGGGTAAAATCTGAACTGCTTGTTCAGGTAGATGGTGTAAATAATACTGGTACAAATGAAGATGGCAGCCGCAAGATAGTGATGGTTTTGGCTGCAACTAACTTCCCATGGGACATAGATGAGGCACTCAG GAGGCGACTGGAAAAGCGAATATATATTCCTCTGCCCAATTTTGAGAGTCGTAAGGAGCTCATTCGGATCAATCTAAAAACAGTTGAG GTGGCTGCTGACGTGGATATTGATGAAGTGGCTCGTCGTACGGAAGGGTATAGTGGGGATGATCTCACAAATGTTTGTCGCGATGCTTCCTTAAATGGCATGAGGCGGAAAATAGCTGGTAAGACACGTGACGAGATTAAGAACATGTCCAAAGATGAGATTTCAAAGGATCCTGTTGCTATGTGCGACTTTGAAGAAGCCTTGGCAAAGGTCCAGAGAAGTGTTTCACAAGCCGATATTGAGAAGCATGAAAAATGGTTTACCGAATTTGGATCAGCATAA